In one Saccharibacillus brassicae genomic region, the following are encoded:
- a CDS encoding LacI family DNA-binding transcriptional regulator, whose protein sequence is MTKITIRDVAREAGVSISTVSNALNDVDVLNPATKQHVLEVAERLNYVPNLNGKMLKSGKTMMLGFFTTSVSGPYFYKLIETMSRQCERHGYGLNVFVTKDKSVIMSNILGRRVDGVIIYEELKIDAHDIEVMQKDKIKTVFLDREFSSETMGSVTFDSYAAGYEAAKYLIGLGHKRIAYISGVDTMFDSVQRREGYRAALREYDLPIDPDYVIQGYFEEDSTFNAIKAFIRMHGNKLPSAFLAGNDLSAMGCIQALKAHGYEVPGDVSVVGFDDVDIAQYFSPPLTTVRNPIARQAILTVDHLVRMIQGKDEGHSQTLTGELIVRGSSHVPVDRAE, encoded by the coding sequence ATGACTAAAATTACGATCCGGGATGTCGCAAGGGAAGCCGGAGTGTCCATTTCCACGGTGTCGAATGCGCTCAACGACGTGGACGTGCTCAATCCGGCGACGAAGCAGCATGTGCTGGAGGTCGCGGAGCGGCTCAATTACGTTCCGAACCTGAACGGGAAGATGCTGAAGTCGGGCAAGACGATGATGTTGGGCTTTTTCACGACAAGCGTGTCCGGTCCTTATTTCTATAAGCTGATCGAGACGATGTCGAGGCAGTGCGAGCGCCACGGCTACGGTTTGAACGTATTCGTGACGAAGGACAAGTCGGTCATCATGAGCAACATCCTCGGCCGGCGCGTGGACGGGGTCATCATTTACGAAGAGCTGAAGATCGACGCGCACGATATCGAAGTCATGCAAAAAGACAAGATCAAAACTGTGTTCCTCGATCGCGAATTCAGCAGCGAGACGATGGGCAGCGTGACGTTCGATTCGTACGCGGCCGGCTACGAAGCGGCCAAGTACCTGATCGGGCTGGGACACAAACGGATCGCTTACATATCCGGCGTCGATACGATGTTCGACAGCGTGCAGCGCCGCGAAGGTTACCGCGCCGCGCTGCGCGAATACGATCTGCCGATCGATCCGGATTACGTGATCCAGGGGTATTTCGAGGAAGACAGCACGTTCAACGCGATCAAGGCGTTTATCCGCATGCACGGAAACAAGCTGCCGAGCGCTTTTCTGGCCGGCAACGACCTGAGCGCGATGGGCTGCATCCAGGCGCTCAAGGCGCACGGATACGAAGTGCCGGGCGACGTCAGCGTCGTCGGATTCGACGACGTGGATATCGCGCAGTATTTCTCGCCGCCGCTGACGACGGTGCGCAATCCGATCGCCCGCCAGGCGATCCTGACCGTCGACCATCTCGTGCGCATGATTCAGGGCAAAGACGAAGGGCACAGCCAGACGCTGACGGGCGAGTTGATCGTCCGCGGCTCCAGCCATGTTCCGGTCGACCGGGCGGAGTAA
- the cas7c gene encoding type I-C CRISPR-associated protein Cas7/Csd2, translated as MTDIQVEGQERQTEDSPIPTINRHEFTIFFDVTNGNPNGDPDMGNMPRIDPETGHGIVTDVCLKRKVRNYVELTREQGEGHRIYVTEGAVLNEQHRKAYRSLREEDVDKLKELKPKDRAEAALLTHWMCDNFYDVRAFGAVMTTKVNCGQVRGPIQFTFARSIDPIFSQETTITRQAVTQEGAEKEREMGRKHIVPYALYRMDGYVSGHLAEKTHFGPEDLELLWESVINMFEHDRSASRGQMALRKLIVFEHASKLGNAPAHRLFERISARKIVDAPARTYADYEIIVNGDQLPQGVTLSER; from the coding sequence ATGACGGATATCCAAGTAGAAGGACAAGAACGGCAAACCGAGGACAGCCCGATTCCGACGATTAACAGACATGAGTTCACGATCTTTTTCGATGTGACGAACGGCAACCCGAACGGAGACCCGGATATGGGCAACATGCCGCGCATCGATCCGGAGACCGGGCACGGGATCGTGACGGACGTCTGCCTGAAGCGAAAAGTACGGAACTATGTCGAGCTTACGCGGGAACAGGGCGAAGGCCACCGCATCTACGTGACCGAAGGAGCGGTACTGAACGAACAGCATCGCAAAGCGTATCGCAGTCTGCGCGAAGAAGACGTCGACAAGTTGAAAGAGCTCAAACCGAAAGACCGTGCGGAAGCGGCGCTGCTCACCCATTGGATGTGCGACAACTTTTACGATGTCCGCGCCTTCGGCGCCGTCATGACGACCAAAGTCAACTGCGGCCAGGTACGCGGACCGATCCAGTTCACGTTTGCGCGCAGCATCGACCCGATCTTCTCGCAAGAGACGACCATTACCCGCCAGGCGGTTACCCAGGAAGGCGCGGAGAAAGAACGGGAGATGGGACGCAAACATATCGTGCCTTACGCGCTCTATCGGATGGACGGTTACGTCTCCGGACATTTGGCGGAGAAAACGCATTTTGGTCCGGAAGATCTGGAACTGCTGTGGGAATCCGTCATCAATATGTTCGAGCATGATCGTTCCGCGTCCAGAGGGCAGATGGCGCTGCGCAAATTGATCGTGTTCGAACATGCTTCGAAGCTTGGCAATGCGCCGGCACATCGTTTGTTCGAGCGTATTTCGGCTAGAAAGATCGTCGACGCTCCCGCTCGTACTTATGCGGATTACGAAATTATCGTGAACGGAGACCAGCTGCCCCAAGGCGTAACCCTCAGCGAACGATGA
- the cas2 gene encoding CRISPR-associated endonuclease Cas2, protein MLVLITYDVQTTSPDGAKRLRSISKICQNYGQRVQNSVFECLVDPLQFKQMKTQLEAVMNPQTDSLRYYMLGANWKRKVEHVGAKQSYDPEGLLLL, encoded by the coding sequence ATGTTGGTGCTGATCACGTACGATGTACAGACCACTTCGCCGGACGGAGCCAAACGGCTTCGTTCCATCTCGAAAATCTGTCAAAATTACGGCCAACGCGTGCAGAACTCGGTGTTTGAATGTCTGGTTGATCCGCTGCAGTTCAAGCAGATGAAAACGCAGCTTGAAGCCGTTATGAATCCTCAAACGGATAGCTTGCGCTATTACATGCTTGGAGCGAACTGGAAGCGAAAAGTGGAGCACGTCGGCGCGAAGCAGAGCTATGACCCGGAAGGATTACTGCTGCTGTAG
- a CDS encoding carbohydrate ABC transporter permease, translating to MGILTKSTKIKGGMDSRVFDAVNITLLLLFTVAIVVPLWNVIVSSFSSGQSLAQGGFAFWPTEFSLENYRAVFRDANIWQAFFISVAKTIVGVSTHVFFCAMVAYGLSKKYLRGRRLYVAMGVITMFFSGGMIPTYLLIKSLGLLNSFWVYIIPALFSYYDVVILMNFFRNVPDALEESAKIDGAGDWRVFLSLFIPLSMPALATIALFNGVGQWNDFMTTKLYVTDQALYPLQMMLYEIIVQSQTQAMQNIGGSVVIETTTKGVQLATIVITTLPILAIYPLLQRYFISGMMLGAVKE from the coding sequence ATGGGCATACTGACAAAATCGACCAAAATCAAAGGAGGCATGGACAGCCGGGTCTTCGATGCGGTCAATATCACGCTGCTGCTGCTGTTTACGGTGGCGATCGTCGTTCCGCTCTGGAACGTCATCGTGTCTTCGTTCAGCTCCGGGCAATCGCTGGCGCAGGGCGGATTCGCGTTTTGGCCGACAGAGTTTTCATTGGAAAATTACCGCGCGGTGTTCCGGGACGCGAACATCTGGCAGGCTTTCTTCATCTCTGTGGCCAAAACGATCGTCGGCGTCTCGACGCACGTGTTCTTCTGCGCGATGGTCGCCTACGGACTGAGCAAAAAATATTTGAGAGGACGCAGGCTGTACGTGGCGATGGGCGTCATTACGATGTTCTTCTCCGGCGGGATGATCCCGACGTACCTGCTGATCAAATCGCTTGGGCTGCTCAACAGCTTCTGGGTGTATATCATTCCGGCGCTGTTCAGTTATTACGACGTCGTGATTCTGATGAACTTTTTCCGCAATGTGCCCGACGCTTTGGAAGAATCGGCCAAAATCGACGGAGCCGGCGACTGGCGCGTTTTCCTCAGCCTGTTCATTCCGCTGTCCATGCCGGCGCTGGCGACGATCGCCCTGTTCAACGGGGTCGGCCAATGGAACGATTTTATGACGACGAAGCTGTACGTGACCGATCAGGCGCTGTATCCGCTGCAGATGATGCTGTACGAGATCATCGTCCAATCGCAAACGCAGGCCATGCAAAACATCGGCGGTTCGGTCGTGATCGAGACGACGACCAAAGGGGTGCAGCTGGCGACCATCGTTATCACGACGCTGCCGATCCTGGCGATCTATCCGCTGCTGCAGCGCTACTTTATCTCGGGCATGATGCTCGGCGCGGTCAAGGAGTAA
- the cas1c gene encoding type I-C CRISPR-associated endonuclease Cas1c: MRKLLNTLYVTAADSYLARDGENVLVLMGEKEQQEKFRVPVHNLEQIVTFGYAGASPALFHLCAERGVGLTFLNSYGGFQARIQGKVSGNVLLRRRQYRMADGPEAVSISGRFIQAKIINSRSVLRRAVRDHAHEIDAAKVTEAAQTLKRLSLSVVKMPTGDTIRGAEGEAARVYFGVMNELVLADRNLFHMHTRNRRPPLDPLNAMLSFLYTLLRVDVHSALETVGLDPAVGFLHRDRPGRASLALDLMEELRPYLADRLVLSLINRRQLSAKSFVVKENGAVLLKDEARKEVLAAWQKRKQEEITHPFLGEKIPLGLLPYAQALLLARHIRGDLADYPPFLWE, from the coding sequence GTGAGGAAGCTGTTGAATACGCTCTATGTCACGGCGGCGGACAGCTATCTGGCTCGGGACGGCGAAAATGTGCTGGTGCTTATGGGCGAGAAAGAGCAGCAGGAGAAGTTTCGCGTGCCCGTGCATAATCTGGAGCAGATCGTCACGTTCGGGTATGCGGGTGCGAGTCCGGCATTGTTCCATTTGTGCGCGGAACGCGGCGTAGGACTTACGTTTCTCAATTCATACGGCGGATTTCAAGCGCGTATTCAGGGCAAGGTAAGCGGAAACGTGCTGCTGCGCCGGCGCCAGTACCGCATGGCGGACGGTCCGGAAGCGGTAAGCATATCGGGGCGATTTATCCAAGCCAAGATTATCAATTCCCGCAGCGTGCTTCGCCGTGCCGTACGCGATCATGCGCATGAAATCGATGCAGCGAAAGTGACGGAAGCGGCTCAGACGCTAAAGCGGTTGTCGCTATCGGTCGTGAAAATGCCGACAGGCGATACGATCCGGGGAGCGGAAGGCGAAGCGGCACGCGTGTACTTCGGTGTGATGAACGAGCTGGTACTGGCCGACCGGAATCTGTTCCATATGCATACGCGTAATCGCAGACCTCCGCTTGATCCGCTAAATGCGATGCTGTCGTTCCTCTACACGCTGCTGCGCGTTGATGTTCATTCTGCGCTGGAGACGGTCGGACTCGATCCGGCGGTCGGCTTCCTGCATCGAGACCGGCCCGGGCGGGCGAGTCTTGCGCTTGACCTTATGGAAGAACTGCGTCCGTATCTCGCCGACCGGCTCGTGCTTTCTCTCATCAATCGGCGTCAGCTGTCTGCAAAGTCTTTTGTCGTCAAAGAAAATGGAGCCGTACTGCTGAAGGACGAGGCCCGCAAAGAAGTGTTGGCCGCTTGGCAGAAACGGAAACAGGAAGAGATCACGCATCCTTTTCTCGGAGAAAAGATTCCGCTCGGCCTGCTTCCGTATGCGCAAGCACTGCTGCTTGCCCGTCACATTCGAGGAGATCTGGCCGATTATCCGCCTTTTCTGTGGGAATGA
- a CDS encoding DUF456 domain-containing protein, translated as MSPHQSEHDRSHADPSNKPQGGESRPTEQKWLGFGLAIGSAFGLLIGLFLKNVAIGLPLGMALGLIFGTALQKSKDEQKRKDEQQSK; from the coding sequence ATGAGTCCACATCAAAGCGAACACGATCGGAGCCACGCAGATCCAAGTAACAAGCCGCAGGGCGGAGAAAGCCGGCCGACGGAACAGAAATGGCTCGGCTTCGGCCTGGCGATCGGCTCGGCGTTCGGGCTGCTGATCGGCTTGTTTCTCAAAAATGTAGCGATCGGGCTGCCGCTCGGCATGGCGCTGGGCCTTATTTTCGGCACGGCCTTGCAAAAAAGCAAAGATGAACAAAAACGCAAAGACGAACAGCAAAGCAAGTGA
- a CDS encoding sugar ABC transporter substrate-binding protein gives MRQNKNVLRSTGWKLGAGMLAAALMLTGCGGGSGSEAAAPVSLEGRYALDPETPAWKSDKKAEATTLTWYVNADWWNTDFGKDLVTKKIKEDLNVDIKFLTGDDTKLNTFFAGGDMPDLITVFDSNSAVAQKASTWALPLNDLAQQYDPYFNKVAAEDTLNWFQLKDGKTYGYPNYSNTQADYDSGEIPAKTAFIIRKDVYEALGSPEIGTPEQFASVMGEIKRQFPELIPFGFNSIGEGTGSLGDTLQDFLGVPLQTADGQFYDRNLDEDYLAWLKTLNEAYRAGDLSDDSFADDGTGFEEKVKVGKYATMLLDGTPQQSGNLQIFMTANPDKAYMAIDGPQSTKGSQPTLNQSGITGWMVTYVTKKAKDPAKAIQIYTYLLSEEGQMLMNYGIEGETYKMTADGKVELLPEIKKLQTDDADRYKKDYRMGEFMFFGHDKHKALSDDAFPESVKQMQAWGEGKLVPHFILENINPDQGTPQARALTAINTKWNTTLVSLIRAKDDASFEAVLNEYKAFQEQNGWTDIVKIRSEKMAANKEKLGLK, from the coding sequence ATGCGGCAAAATAAAAACGTTTTAAGAAGTACGGGTTGGAAATTGGGTGCGGGGATGTTGGCGGCAGCGCTGATGCTGACCGGATGCGGAGGCGGATCGGGCAGCGAAGCGGCGGCTCCGGTCTCGCTGGAAGGGCGCTATGCGCTGGACCCCGAGACGCCGGCGTGGAAATCGGACAAAAAAGCGGAAGCGACGACGCTGACGTGGTACGTGAACGCGGACTGGTGGAATACCGACTTCGGCAAAGATCTGGTCACGAAAAAAATCAAGGAAGACCTCAACGTCGACATCAAATTTTTGACAGGCGACGATACGAAGCTGAACACCTTTTTCGCCGGCGGCGATATGCCCGACCTGATCACCGTATTCGATTCCAACTCCGCCGTCGCGCAAAAAGCGTCTACCTGGGCGCTTCCGCTGAACGATTTGGCGCAGCAGTACGATCCGTATTTTAACAAAGTCGCGGCCGAAGACACGCTGAATTGGTTCCAGCTCAAAGACGGCAAAACGTACGGCTACCCGAACTATTCCAACACGCAGGCGGATTACGACAGCGGCGAGATCCCGGCCAAGACGGCGTTCATTATTCGCAAAGACGTCTATGAAGCGCTGGGCAGCCCCGAGATCGGCACGCCGGAGCAGTTTGCTTCCGTGATGGGCGAGATCAAACGGCAATTCCCGGAATTGATTCCGTTCGGTTTCAATTCGATCGGCGAAGGCACCGGATCGCTGGGCGATACGCTGCAGGATTTCCTCGGCGTGCCGCTGCAAACGGCAGACGGACAGTTCTACGACCGCAATCTGGACGAAGATTATCTGGCCTGGCTCAAAACGCTGAACGAAGCGTATCGCGCCGGCGACTTGAGCGACGACAGCTTCGCGGACGACGGCACAGGCTTCGAGGAGAAAGTGAAAGTCGGCAAGTATGCGACGATGCTGCTGGACGGCACGCCGCAGCAGAGCGGCAATCTGCAAATCTTCATGACGGCCAATCCGGACAAAGCCTATATGGCGATCGACGGGCCGCAGAGCACGAAGGGCAGCCAGCCGACGCTCAACCAATCCGGCATTACCGGCTGGATGGTGACCTACGTGACCAAAAAAGCGAAAGATCCGGCCAAAGCGATCCAAATCTATACGTATCTGCTGAGCGAAGAAGGCCAAATGTTGATGAATTACGGCATCGAAGGCGAGACGTACAAGATGACCGCGGATGGCAAAGTCGAGCTGCTGCCGGAGATCAAAAAGCTGCAAACGGACGACGCGGATCGTTATAAAAAAGATTACCGGATGGGCGAGTTCATGTTCTTCGGCCACGACAAGCATAAAGCGCTCAGCGACGACGCGTTCCCGGAATCGGTCAAACAAATGCAGGCATGGGGCGAAGGCAAGCTTGTGCCGCACTTTATTCTGGAAAACATAAACCCGGATCAGGGAACGCCGCAGGCCCGCGCGTTGACCGCGATCAATACGAAATGGAACACGACGCTCGTCAGCTTGATCCGTGCCAAGGACGACGCTTCGTTTGAAGCCGTGTTAAACGAATACAAAGCGTTCCAGGAGCAAAACGGCTGGACCGACATCGTAAAGATCCGCAGCGAAAAAATGGCGGCAAACAAAGAAAAACTGGGCCTCAAATAA
- the cas4 gene encoding CRISPR-associated protein Cas4 codes for MLSGLQHYSFCTRQWALIHIEQQWEENIKTYEGQLLHERADNPMLTEKRGSLLISRAMPLVSRRLGLSGKADVVEFHAADEETPPGYGAVLAGRRGRWIPFPVEYKRGKPKPDDWDEVQLCAQAICLEEMLGVTVAEGALFYGERERRAEVVFTDSLRTRVEDYLWGMRELFERGETPPARYRPGCKSCSLINVCLPKMKTGSVDSYMQAYLGEEE; via the coding sequence ATGTTGTCTGGCCTGCAGCATTATTCGTTCTGCACGCGCCAATGGGCGCTGATCCATATCGAGCAGCAGTGGGAAGAAAATATCAAAACGTATGAAGGCCAACTGCTGCACGAACGTGCGGATAACCCAATGTTGACGGAAAAAAGAGGTTCGCTCCTGATTTCCCGTGCGATGCCGTTGGTGTCGAGACGCCTCGGTCTGAGCGGCAAAGCGGATGTGGTCGAATTTCACGCAGCCGACGAGGAGACGCCTCCGGGTTATGGAGCCGTGCTGGCCGGCCGCCGCGGCAGATGGATTCCTTTTCCCGTCGAATACAAGCGCGGCAAGCCCAAGCCGGACGATTGGGACGAGGTGCAGCTGTGCGCGCAGGCAATCTGCCTGGAAGAAATGCTCGGCGTCACGGTTGCGGAAGGCGCTCTATTTTACGGAGAACGGGAGAGGCGGGCCGAGGTAGTATTCACGGACAGCTTGAGAACTCGCGTGGAAGACTATTTATGGGGAATGCGGGAATTGTTCGAACGGGGAGAGACGCCGCCCGCGCGTTATCGTCCCGGCTGCAAATCGTGTTCGCTCATAAACGTCTGTCTGCCCAAAATGAAAACAGGCAGCGTGGATTCTTATATGCAGGCCTATTTGGGAGAGGAGGAGTGA
- a CDS encoding ABC transporter permease: MAKSALESSGRSSSGKPSMRYRIKSFAIDYVRQWELQTMVIPGILFMIVFCFVPIYGLTIAFKSYTVIDTLGSAPWVGLENFKIILSDRYFWDSVVNTLAISFLKLAIGFVLPIVLAIMIYEVRHNRLKKFVQTVSYLPHFLSWIVLGGMMITWFSTTGLFNQLLLDLGLISNAQNILLDANKYWWIATLSDIWKESGWGTILYLAIMAKIDPTYYEAAKIDGAGRLRQIWNITLPNMKMIISLNLILTISGLLGSNLDQTLVLMNSQNREKAEVINSYVYRMGLAQGDFSYATAVGLGVSIVSVILLLTANKITSKLNDNQSVL, translated from the coding sequence ATGGCCAAATCTGCGCTGGAATCGTCCGGTCGGTCTTCGAGCGGGAAACCGTCGATGCGCTACAGAATCAAAAGCTTCGCGATCGACTACGTGCGCCAATGGGAACTTCAGACGATGGTCATTCCCGGTATTTTGTTCATGATCGTGTTCTGCTTCGTGCCGATCTACGGCCTGACCATCGCTTTTAAAAGTTATACGGTGATCGACACGCTGGGCAGCGCGCCCTGGGTAGGGCTGGAGAACTTCAAGATCATTCTGTCCGACCGCTACTTCTGGGACTCGGTCGTCAACACGCTCGCGATCAGCTTCCTGAAGCTTGCGATCGGATTCGTGCTGCCGATCGTGCTGGCGATCATGATCTACGAAGTGCGGCACAACCGGCTCAAAAAGTTCGTCCAGACCGTCTCGTACCTGCCGCATTTTCTGTCGTGGATCGTGCTGGGCGGCATGATGATCACGTGGTTCTCCACGACCGGGCTGTTCAATCAGCTGCTGCTGGATCTCGGCCTCATCTCGAACGCGCAGAACATCCTGCTCGACGCGAACAAATATTGGTGGATCGCGACGCTGTCCGATATTTGGAAAGAATCCGGGTGGGGCACCATTTTGTATCTCGCCATCATGGCCAAGATCGACCCGACCTATTACGAAGCGGCGAAGATCGACGGAGCGGGCCGCCTGCGGCAGATCTGGAACATCACGCTGCCGAACATGAAGATGATTATCAGCTTGAATCTGATTCTGACGATCAGCGGTTTGCTTGGCTCGAATCTCGACCAGACGCTGGTGCTGATGAACTCGCAAAACCGCGAAAAAGCGGAAGTCATCAACTCGTACGTATACCGCATGGGCCTTGCGCAGGGCGACTTCTCGTACGCGACAGCCGTCGGACTCGGCGTCTCGATCGTATCCGTTATTTTACTGCTTACCGCCAACAAGATTACGAGCAAGCTGAACGACAATCAATCCGTACTGTAG
- a CDS encoding serine hydrolase domain-containing protein has product MDAVTDRLQNNKKIARWSALPEHTPAIGWIVRGEKFYWTPESGAAGQAGTSKPKSKAKKAPEPQYEIGSITKTMTAFRLAQGEQDGLWQPSDTLAQLIPELESSDFARQVTLRQLATHTSGLTRLAKNQVIASMKKDKSNPYAAYTEEQLLEAVLEEKFRSGAKHEYSNYGYGLLGWALGRISGVPLHESLRRELFVPLGMSGTEMPVLDAAPAESTAQAGGAAVSKAAAGRGAAPAGTVLVPGFAPGGRAVPHWDFTSAMAGAGAVRSTVPDMLTYLEAQLGQHPAAAPFESSLLACQNEQASVAPSKGVGIGYAWMRSMRKDGTVTHWHNGATYGASSFAAFNRDLQSGFVILSNRGVSFAGQLKQMVGLGELSTDRAAHLVAEALFKNE; this is encoded by the coding sequence ATGGATGCCGTAACAGATAGGCTGCAAAACAACAAAAAAATCGCGCGCTGGTCGGCGCTGCCGGAGCATACTCCGGCGATCGGCTGGATCGTGCGCGGAGAGAAGTTTTATTGGACGCCCGAATCGGGCGCGGCCGGGCAGGCCGGCACAAGCAAACCGAAAAGCAAAGCCAAAAAAGCGCCCGAGCCGCAGTACGAGATCGGTTCGATCACGAAGACGATGACCGCTTTTCGTCTGGCGCAGGGCGAGCAGGACGGGCTGTGGCAGCCTTCCGACACGCTGGCGCAGCTGATCCCGGAGCTTGAGAGCAGCGATTTCGCCCGGCAGGTCACACTGCGGCAGCTGGCGACGCATACGTCGGGGCTGACCCGGCTGGCGAAGAACCAGGTCATTGCCTCGATGAAAAAAGACAAAAGCAATCCGTACGCCGCCTATACCGAGGAACAGCTGCTCGAAGCGGTGCTGGAAGAAAAATTTCGCAGCGGCGCCAAGCATGAATATTCGAACTACGGCTACGGCCTGCTCGGCTGGGCGCTGGGCCGAATCTCCGGCGTTCCGCTGCACGAATCGCTGCGGCGGGAGCTGTTCGTTCCGCTCGGCATGAGCGGAACGGAGATGCCGGTGCTGGACGCGGCGCCGGCAGAATCGACGGCCCAAGCCGGCGGGGCCGCTGTTTCCAAGGCTGCGGCCGGCCGCGGAGCTGCGCCTGCGGGTACCGTGCTCGTTCCGGGCTTCGCGCCCGGCGGACGAGCGGTGCCGCATTGGGATTTCACGTCCGCGATGGCCGGCGCGGGCGCGGTGCGCTCTACCGTGCCGGATATGCTGACGTATCTGGAAGCGCAGCTCGGCCAACATCCGGCGGCCGCACCGTTCGAGTCTTCGCTGCTGGCATGCCAGAACGAGCAGGCTTCCGTCGCGCCGTCCAAAGGCGTCGGCATTGGCTACGCCTGGATGCGTTCGATGCGCAAAGACGGCACGGTCACGCATTGGCATAACGGCGCCACGTACGGGGCGAGCAGCTTTGCGGCGTTCAACCGCGATTTGCAGTCCGGCTTCGTCATTTTGTCCAACCGGGGCGTCAGCTTCGCCGGACAGCTCAAGCAGATGGTCGGCTTGGGCGAGCTGAGTACGGACCGTGCGGCACATCTGGTCGCCGAAGCGCTGTTCAAGAACGAGTAG